The genomic DNA GTCAATATTAAAAAGGTAATAATTTTCTACTGCTATATTGTCTGTAAATGAGATTTTTAGCTCAATTTGATCTTCAGAGAATAAGGTGTCGTCACCTTGTTGTATGTTGTCAATTTTTGTTGATTTTACTTTTGTCGCTTTACCTTTGTACGTTTCATTGTTATGAATTACTGTTAATTGATAGATGATATCATCTTCTGGAATGAAGGTGTTAATAGGTTTATAGTTACCATCTAAATCTCCATCAACAAAATTAATAACAGCGTTGTCAGATAAATTAGTTAAAAATACAATCGCATTTGTAACGACAGGTATTTCTTCTTCAAAATAATCTGCAGACAACCTTAACTTTACAACAGTATTTGCGGTTGCGGGAGTTTCATCAAATAAAACTTCAAAAGAAGCATCAATTACTAATTTGGGCTCAATTGTAGGCAAATCGACCTCCACTATTTTTTCGCAATTTGCGAAAAAGAGTAAAATTATAAACGGAAATATATATATCTTTTTCATAGTATTAAAAGTTGAAATTATAAGTTACAGAAGGAACAATACCAAAAATTGAGGTTTGAACGGCTTCATTTCTTAATGTTTCTTGATTTTGTCTAAATGCTAAAGAAGCTGCATTTTGTCTTCCATATAAATTATAAATACCAAAAACCCATTCTCCTTGCCATTTTCTGTTTTTATTTTTTTCTGGTGTTAAAGTTGCAGAAATATCTAACCTATGATAGGTTGGAAGTCTGTCTGCATTTCTTCTATTGTCGTCATAAATTGGCACATTTAAACCTTGCATTTCATATTGCCCAACAGGGTAATTTGTTGGTTGCCCTGTTTGAAAAATAAAATTAGAGTTGAATTTCCATTTCTCATTTAGTTTATAACTTGCATTGATAGAAAAGTCATGTGTTTTATCATAAGGTGTACTGTACCACTTGCTATTATTAATTCCTGGTTCATTTGTATTTCTACCTGCTGTTAATTGCTCTGAACGAGATAAGGTATAAGCAATCCATCCTTGAAAATCTCCTTCATTCTTTTTAAACAAAACTTCTAAACCATAAGCTCTTGCTTTTCCGTTTAAAATAACTGTTTCAATTTCATTGTTCGCAATTAGGTTTGCGCCATTTATATAGTCGATTCTATTCTGAATGTCTTTGTAGAAAGCTTCCGTTTCTAACGTATATTTTCCTTCTTTAAAAGACTTGAAATAACCAATGGCATATTGATCTAGTAATTGTGGTTTTATGTATTTACCACTTGGCGTCCAAACATCTAATGGAGTAGGAGATGCAGTGTTAGAAAGCAAGTGTAAATATTGAACCATTCTGTTGTAACTTGCTTTTATAGACGTATTATCATCTAAAGTGTAAGACATCGAAACCCTTGGTTCAAAATTATAAAAACTAGAAATTACATCGTTTCTTTTAAAATTTTCTACTCCTATTGCTTCAGCAGATTCGTATTTTTTAAATTCGTCATTATAAGTTACAGCTTGGTTGTTTTCGTAAACGTTTAATTCCTCTTGACCTAAACGAATAAAATTGCTAAAACGAACGCCATATTGTAGCCTTAAATCATCTGTGATTTTATGTTCTGCATCTATATAAGCAGCAAATTCATTGGCATATTTGTCAATTAATTTTTCTGCAACAATACCAGAATCTTCTCTATTTGGTATAATTTCTCCCGGGTTAAATTTGATGTAAATATTATTAACTCCGTAATTCAATTTTATTTTTTCACTTACATAATGGTTAAAATCATATTTAAGGTTGAAGTTGGTAATACCAGAGTCCCATTCAAAACCAACAAAATCTAGCGTCAATCCGTAGAAATAATCAGAATAAATTAAAGATAGATTTGAGAATAATTTGTCAGTAAAAAGATGATTCCAACGT from Polaribacter sp. ALD11 includes the following:
- a CDS encoding DUF4249 family protein; this translates as MKKIYIFPFIILLFFANCEKIVEVDLPTIEPKLVIDASFEVLFDETPATANTVVKLRLSADYFEEEIPVVTNAIVFLTNLSDNAVINFVDGDLDGNYKPINTFIPEDDIIYQLTVIHNNETYKGKATKVKSTKIDNIQQGDDTLFSEDQIELKISFTDNIAVENYYLFNIDTYNYVIIEDRYFNGSEYNFSYYYEDENIEFPKNITIKLFGITKEYYTYFRVLINQSGTNGGGPFQSAPSSLLGNITNTTNESNFPLGYFHISETDTYDIDLIDKK
- a CDS encoding TonB-dependent receptor; translated protein: MLYLKKLLLLFFLMSLPMLSQEKITLSGTVYDNSNNETLIGVSIYIPELNSGTTTNEYGFYSITIPKGNYKLQISYLGYTTIIEPLELSEKISKNFKLEEESQSLDEIIIESNIEILNLKTPQMSVNNLTSSTIKQIPVVLGEADIIKSLILLPGVTSAGEGASGFNVRGGAADQNLILLDEAIVFNSSHLFGFFSVFNPDVIKNVKLYKGGIPAKYGGRLSSVLDIYQKEGNSKDFNVTGGIGLVSSRLLIEGPIKKEKISFLIGGRSSYAHLFLPLFDNDNTAYFYDLNMKINYRINDRNSVFFSGYFGKDVFGISDNFVNTYGNKVGNLRWNHLFTDKLFSNLSLIYSDYFYGLTLDFVGFEWDSGITNFNLKYDFNHYVSEKIKLNYGVNNIYIKFNPGEIIPNREDSGIVAEKLIDKYANEFAAYIDAEHKITDDLRLQYGVRFSNFIRLGQEELNVYENNQAVTYNDEFKKYESAEAIGVENFKRNDVISSFYNFEPRVSMSYTLDDNTSIKASYNRMVQYLHLLSNTASPTPLDVWTPSGKYIKPQLLDQYAIGYFKSFKEGKYTLETEAFYKDIQNRIDYINGANLIANNEIETVILNGKARAYGLEVLFKKNEGDFQGWIAYTLSRSEQLTAGRNTNEPGINNSKWYSTPYDKTHDFSINASYKLNEKWKFNSNFIFQTGQPTNYPVGQYEMQGLNVPIYDDNRRNADRLPTYHRLDISATLTPEKNKNRKWQGEWVFGIYNLYGRQNAASLAFRQNQETLRNEAVQTSIFGIVPSVTYNFNF